From one Microlunatus sp. Gsoil 973 genomic stretch:
- a CDS encoding ABC transporter permease produces MLVFIVRRLAASILVLLAATFLTFLLVDLTGDPLQMLRLQTPPPSPETIETARHALYLDRSVPERYWLWLTGIGDTNGDIGLLRGKWGPSLAGAEIGPELGERFFVTLRLVIAALLISFAAAVITGVVSAVRQYRMIDHVLTLIAFIGLAMPSFWIASLVKESGTWVNDRVGSTVLFTFGAASPNIEEMSPIYQFNDIVAHLVLPTLALVFHGYASISRFQRASMLEVLNADYVRLARAKGLRNRVVMRRHALRTALIPIVTLGALATAGALAGAVITETVFRWRGLGTFLVEAVNDKDVYAVMAVVLLTGMILIVFNLIADLLYGVLDPRIRMGSR; encoded by the coding sequence GTGCTCGTCTTCATCGTGCGTCGGCTGGCAGCATCGATCCTGGTGCTGCTGGCCGCGACCTTCCTGACCTTCCTGCTGGTCGATCTCACCGGTGATCCGTTGCAGATGCTTCGGCTCCAGACGCCACCACCGTCGCCGGAGACCATCGAGACGGCGCGTCATGCGCTCTATCTGGATCGATCGGTTCCGGAACGCTACTGGCTGTGGCTGACCGGCATCGGCGACACCAACGGCGATATCGGTCTGCTGCGCGGGAAGTGGGGTCCGTCATTGGCCGGGGCGGAGATCGGCCCGGAGCTGGGTGAGCGGTTCTTCGTCACCCTGCGGCTGGTGATCGCCGCACTGCTGATCTCGTTCGCAGCTGCGGTGATCACCGGCGTGGTGAGTGCGGTCAGGCAGTATCGGATGATCGATCACGTGCTCACCCTGATCGCCTTCATCGGCCTGGCGATGCCGAGCTTCTGGATCGCCTCGCTGGTCAAGGAGAGCGGCACCTGGGTCAACGACCGGGTCGGCTCGACTGTGCTGTTCACCTTCGGTGCGGCATCACCGAACATCGAAGAGATGAGTCCGATCTACCAGTTCAACGACATCGTGGCGCATCTGGTGTTACCGACGCTGGCCCTGGTGTTCCACGGCTACGCATCGATCTCCCGGTTCCAGCGCGCGTCGATGCTCGAGGTGCTCAACGCCGACTACGTCCGGCTGGCCCGCGCCAAGGGGTTGCGGAACCGGGTGGTGATGCGTCGGCACGCGCTGCGCACCGCGCTGATCCCGATCGTCACCCTAGGAGCGCTCGCCACCGCAGGGGCGTTGGCCGGGGCCGTGATCACCGAGACGGTGTTCCGATGGCGCGGCCTGGGAACCTTCCTGGTCGAGGCCGTCAACGACAAGGACGTCTACGCGGTGATGGCCGTCGTACTGCTGACCGGGATGATCCTGATCGTCTTCAACCTGATCGCTGATCTGTTGTACGGCGTCCTCGATCCGCGGATCCGGATGGGGTCGCGCTGA
- a CDS encoding ABC transporter family substrate-binding protein, protein MGIFDPTGKWHYNDDLFAKEPELVSKDPMKVKYEIRPEAVWSDGKPINIDDVQFMQKLMSGKATDCKGCQPADTSFFDTTASIEADDADGKNITITYDKGFKHPEWFARALFELPAHIADNQGFDWKNKPADVKKASDYFLKNAPKVSSGPYVVEKWTVDETQVLKPNPKWYGKTKPSLDQVIKQVVPDQPSWVPATENGELNGGAPSSFTPELQQQFDEIDGVSTSVSGSYSWDHVDFNMDSVKDLALRKAIFTAIDNEDARKRIWGDLDELPPMRTDLYLPQSSPYAEDHLSDTGYGTGDVEKARQILKDAGYTGFESGGQLKDKNGKAVPTLRFAFLSGNTNRDTYTQLTQSYLKEIGIKVKPEATPPDQLGTVLSNADYDLVIFGWSGSPLFANAGFQFYNSKSESNFGNLNDPKIDKLTQEARNQISLDDSAKVVQQIVDGVFADAYILPLWDTPNFMWVSDDYVNMRDNGADAGRTYYNSQEWGSRAE, encoded by the coding sequence GTGGGCATCTTCGATCCGACCGGCAAATGGCACTACAACGACGACTTGTTCGCCAAGGAGCCCGAGCTGGTCAGCAAGGATCCGATGAAGGTCAAGTACGAGATCCGACCCGAGGCGGTCTGGAGCGACGGCAAACCGATCAACATCGATGACGTCCAGTTCATGCAGAAGTTGATGAGCGGCAAGGCGACCGATTGCAAGGGCTGCCAGCCGGCCGACACCAGTTTCTTCGATACGACCGCAAGCATCGAAGCCGACGACGCCGACGGCAAGAACATCACCATCACCTACGACAAGGGGTTCAAGCATCCGGAATGGTTCGCCCGGGCCCTGTTCGAGCTGCCGGCTCACATCGCCGACAACCAGGGATTCGACTGGAAGAACAAGCCGGCCGATGTCAAGAAGGCCTCGGACTACTTCCTGAAGAACGCGCCGAAGGTGTCGTCGGGTCCGTACGTGGTGGAGAAGTGGACGGTCGACGAGACCCAGGTGCTGAAGCCGAACCCCAAGTGGTACGGCAAGACCAAGCCGTCCCTGGACCAGGTCATCAAGCAGGTTGTTCCGGACCAGCCGTCGTGGGTCCCGGCCACCGAGAACGGTGAGCTGAACGGCGGCGCGCCGTCCTCCTTCACCCCGGAGTTGCAGCAGCAGTTCGACGAGATCGACGGCGTGTCGACCTCGGTCTCGGGCAGCTACTCGTGGGATCACGTCGACTTCAACATGGACTCGGTCAAGGACCTGGCGCTGCGCAAGGCGATCTTCACCGCGATCGACAACGAGGACGCCCGCAAGCGGATCTGGGGCGATCTGGACGAGTTGCCGCCGATGCGGACCGATCTGTACCTGCCGCAATCCAGCCCGTACGCCGAAGATCATCTGTCCGACACCGGCTACGGTACGGGCGATGTGGAGAAGGCTCGCCAGATTCTCAAGGACGCCGGCTACACCGGCTTCGAGTCCGGCGGCCAGTTGAAGGACAAGAACGGCAAGGCGGTGCCGACGCTGCGGTTCGCGTTCCTGTCCGGGAACACCAACCGGGACACCTACACCCAGCTGACCCAGTCCTACCTCAAGGAGATCGGGATCAAGGTCAAGCCGGAAGCCACGCCTCCCGACCAGTTGGGCACGGTGCTCAGCAACGCCGACTACGACCTGGTGATCTTCGGCTGGAGCGGCAGCCCGCTGTTCGCCAATGCCGGGTTCCAGTTCTACAACTCCAAGAGTGAGAGCAACTTCGGCAATCTGAACGACCCGAAGATCGACAAGCTCACCCAGGAAGCGCGCAACCAGATCAGCCTGGACGATTCCGCCAAGGTCGTGCAGCAGATCGTCGACGGGGTGTTCGCCGACGCGTACATCCTGCCGTTGTGGGACACGCCGAACTTCATGTGGGTCAGTGACGACTACGTCAACATGCGGGACAACGGTGCCGACGCAGGTCGTACCTACTACAACTCCCAGGAGTGGGGCTCCCGCGCCGAATGA
- a CDS encoding type IV toxin-antitoxin system AbiEi family antitoxin domain-containing protein, with the protein MRERVEPSDQLLAIAAAHAGVITAKQAEAYGVSRHVQRRLVTSGQWQRLASGIMLSHSARPEWDAWAWAGLLRAGDEARLAGRAAAYLEGMITDPPERVDILHPHGLRRPPTEHWRFHQERESVGRLSSIGSLRRTKIDDTVLDLAGTDLGGANQDPLHWVSLAIQQRLTTPERLMTALRRRERLANRQELLEILACAEDGVESPLEYHYLHDVELAHGLPTGIRQAAARMAGRSVRHDVYYRAYRVLVELDGQVGHTGEDRFRDFRRDNAALVLGDVTLRYGFYDVRRNSCAVARQVAMVLTARGWQDVLTCCPRCPSDDSG; encoded by the coding sequence GTGAGGGAACGCGTCGAACCGTCCGATCAGCTGCTGGCCATCGCCGCCGCGCACGCGGGCGTGATCACCGCCAAACAGGCGGAGGCGTACGGCGTCAGTCGGCATGTCCAACGGCGGCTGGTGACCAGCGGACAGTGGCAGCGCCTCGCCAGCGGGATCATGCTCAGTCACTCAGCCCGTCCCGAGTGGGACGCGTGGGCCTGGGCCGGACTGCTCAGGGCTGGAGACGAAGCCCGGCTCGCGGGCCGGGCAGCGGCCTACCTCGAGGGCATGATCACCGATCCGCCGGAGCGGGTCGACATCCTGCACCCCCATGGCCTGCGCCGGCCGCCGACCGAGCACTGGAGGTTTCACCAGGAGCGCGAGAGCGTCGGCCGCCTGTCGTCGATCGGCAGCCTGCGCCGGACCAAGATCGACGACACCGTACTCGACCTTGCCGGTACGGATCTCGGTGGCGCGAACCAGGATCCGCTGCACTGGGTGAGTCTGGCGATCCAGCAGCGGCTGACCACACCGGAGCGCCTGATGACGGCCTTGCGACGACGCGAACGCCTGGCCAACCGGCAGGAGCTGCTGGAGATCCTGGCCTGTGCCGAGGACGGAGTCGAGTCGCCGCTGGAATACCACTACCTCCACGACGTCGAACTGGCCCACGGGCTTCCGACAGGCATCCGGCAGGCTGCGGCGCGGATGGCGGGCCGGAGTGTGCGCCATGACGTCTACTACCGCGCCTACCGAGTGCTCGTCGAACTCGACGGGCAGGTCGGCCACACCGGCGAGGACCGTTTCCGCGACTTTCGGCGGGACAACGCGGCGCTGGTCCTCGGCGATGTGACCCTGCGTTACGGCTTCTACGACGTGCGACGAAACAGCTGCGCGGTCGCCCGCCAGGTCGCCATGGTGCTCACCGCCCGCGGCTGGCAGGACGTCCTGACCTGCTGTCCCCGGTGCCCATCCGATGATTCTGGATAG
- a CDS encoding vitamin B12-dependent ribonucleotide reductase → MSETTRSDRKTEAATRAQVKAASSKPGLTIQRVFTTEDVHPYDEVTWETRDVVQTNWRTGETVFEQKGTEFPDFWSVNASTIVTTKYFRGAVGTDAREWSLKQLINRVVGKYRQSGEENGYFATPADAETFEAELTWMLLHQYFSFNSPVWFNVGTNAPQQVSACFILSVDDSMDSILNWYKEEGFIFKGGSGAGLNLSRIRSSKELLSSGGTASGPVSFMRGADASAGTIKSGGATRRAAKMVVLDVDHPDIEEFIETKAREEDKIRALRDAGFDMDLGGKDIASVQYQNANNSVRVSEEFMRAVEEGGQFGLKARMDGRVIETVDARTLFGKIAQAAWECADPGLQYDDTINDWHTNPESGRITGSNPCSEYMSLDNSSCNLASLNLLKFLRDDDTFDAPLFAKAVELIITAMDISICFADFPTEKITQTTRDYRQLGIGYANLGALLMATGHGYDSDGGRAVAAAITSLMTGVAYRRSAELAGVVGPYSGYARNATAHKRVMRKHQAANDDLRTLSAFDSDIHKLATEEWSKVISIGEQKGFRNAQASLLAPTGTIGFMMDCDTTGIEPDFSLVKFKKLVGGGSMQIVNQTIPRALKKLGYTTETSEAIVEYIAENGHVIDAPGLKPEHYEVFDCAMGTRAIKPMGHVRMMAATQPFLSGAISKTVNLPESATVEEIAEVYLEGWKLGLKALAVYRDNCKVGQPLSDGKKKAEAKADETPAETVKIIEKPVRKRLPKSRQSRTTSFSVGGAEGYMISGAHEDGELGEVFLKLGKQGSTLAGVMDAFSIAVSVALQYGVPLQTYVEKFTNMKFEPAGLTDDPDVRMSQSIMDYVFRRLALDYLSFDERAELGIYTAAERARQVETGSYLPPEPEEDDASEADALKAEAKLADSAEAAKVEVPKTAAPKTAAPKAEAPKAEAPKAEAPRAAHTTAELMESISGMSVDAPLCFTCGTKMRPSGSCYVCEGCGSTSGCS, encoded by the coding sequence ATGTCCGAAACGACCCGATCGGACCGGAAGACGGAGGCCGCGACCAGAGCACAGGTCAAGGCCGCCTCATCCAAGCCCGGGCTGACCATCCAGCGCGTCTTCACCACCGAAGACGTGCACCCCTATGACGAGGTCACCTGGGAGACGCGGGACGTCGTCCAGACCAACTGGAGGACCGGTGAGACGGTCTTCGAGCAGAAGGGGACCGAGTTCCCCGACTTCTGGAGCGTCAATGCCTCGACGATCGTCACCACCAAGTACTTCCGCGGTGCGGTGGGCACCGATGCCCGCGAGTGGAGCCTGAAGCAGTTGATCAACCGGGTGGTGGGCAAGTACCGCCAGTCCGGGGAGGAGAACGGCTACTTCGCCACTCCGGCCGACGCCGAGACCTTCGAGGCCGAGCTGACCTGGATGTTGCTGCACCAGTACTTCAGCTTCAACTCCCCGGTCTGGTTCAACGTCGGCACCAACGCTCCGCAGCAGGTCAGCGCCTGTTTCATCCTGTCGGTCGACGACTCGATGGACTCGATCCTGAACTGGTACAAGGAAGAGGGCTTCATCTTCAAGGGCGGCTCCGGCGCCGGCCTGAATCTCTCCCGCATCCGTTCGTCCAAGGAACTGCTCAGCTCCGGCGGCACCGCATCGGGTCCGGTGTCGTTCATGCGCGGCGCAGACGCCTCGGCAGGAACGATCAAGTCCGGGGGAGCCACCCGGCGTGCCGCCAAGATGGTCGTGCTCGATGTCGATCACCCCGACATCGAGGAGTTCATCGAGACCAAGGCGCGCGAGGAGGACAAGATCCGCGCGCTCCGCGACGCCGGCTTCGACATGGATCTCGGCGGCAAGGACATCGCCTCGGTCCAGTACCAGAACGCGAACAACTCCGTCCGGGTGTCCGAGGAGTTCATGCGGGCGGTGGAGGAGGGCGGCCAGTTCGGGCTCAAGGCGCGGATGGACGGCCGGGTGATCGAGACCGTCGATGCCCGGACCCTGTTCGGCAAGATCGCCCAGGCCGCCTGGGAGTGCGCCGATCCCGGATTGCAGTACGACGACACGATCAACGACTGGCACACCAACCCCGAGTCCGGACGGATCACCGGATCCAACCCGTGCTCGGAGTACATGAGCCTTGACAACAGCTCCTGCAACCTGGCCAGCCTCAACCTGCTCAAGTTCCTGCGGGACGACGACACCTTCGACGCGCCGCTGTTCGCCAAGGCCGTCGAGTTGATCATCACCGCGATGGACATCTCGATCTGCTTCGCCGACTTCCCGACGGAGAAGATCACCCAGACCACCCGGGACTACCGCCAGCTGGGCATCGGGTACGCCAACCTCGGCGCGCTGCTGATGGCCACCGGCCACGGCTACGACTCCGACGGCGGGCGGGCGGTTGCTGCGGCGATCACGTCGCTGATGACCGGCGTTGCCTACCGCCGTTCGGCCGAACTGGCCGGCGTTGTCGGCCCGTATTCCGGCTACGCCCGCAACGCCACGGCTCACAAGCGGGTGATGCGCAAACACCAGGCGGCCAACGACGACCTGCGGACGCTGTCCGCCTTCGACAGCGACATCCACAAGCTGGCCACCGAGGAATGGTCGAAGGTGATCAGCATCGGTGAGCAGAAAGGATTCCGCAATGCGCAGGCCTCGCTGCTGGCGCCGACCGGGACCATCGGCTTCATGATGGACTGCGACACCACCGGCATCGAGCCGGACTTCTCGCTGGTCAAGTTCAAGAAATTGGTCGGCGGCGGCTCCATGCAGATCGTCAACCAGACGATCCCGCGGGCGCTGAAGAAGCTCGGGTACACCACCGAGACCAGCGAGGCCATCGTCGAGTACATCGCCGAGAACGGTCACGTGATCGACGCACCCGGGCTGAAGCCGGAGCACTACGAGGTCTTCGACTGCGCGATGGGCACCCGTGCGATCAAGCCGATGGGCCACGTACGGATGATGGCTGCCACTCAGCCGTTCCTGTCCGGCGCCATCTCCAAGACAGTGAACCTGCCGGAGTCGGCGACGGTTGAGGAGATCGCCGAGGTGTACCTGGAGGGCTGGAAGCTCGGGCTGAAGGCGCTGGCCGTCTACCGAGACAACTGCAAGGTCGGCCAGCCGCTCAGCGACGGCAAGAAGAAGGCCGAGGCCAAGGCCGACGAGACCCCGGCCGAGACGGTCAAGATCATCGAGAAGCCGGTGCGGAAGCGGCTGCCGAAGTCGCGGCAGAGCCGTACCACCTCCTTCTCCGTGGGTGGTGCCGAGGGCTACATGATCTCCGGCGCCCACGAGGACGGTGAGCTCGGCGAGGTGTTCCTCAAGCTCGGCAAGCAGGGTTCGACGCTGGCCGGTGTGATGGACGCCTTCTCGATCGCGGTCTCGGTCGCCCTGCAGTACGGCGTTCCGCTGCAGACCTACGTCGAGAAGTTCACCAACATGAAGTTCGAACCGGCGGGCCTGACCGACGACCCCGACGTTCGGATGTCGCAGTCGATCATGGATTACGTGTTCCGTCGGTTGGCGCTGGACTACCTGAGCTTCGACGAGCGGGCCGAGCTCGGCATCTACACCGCGGCCGAGCGCGCCCGCCAGGTCGAGACGGGGTCCTACCTGCCGCCGGAGCCGGAGGAGGATGACGCCAGCGAGGCCGACGCGCTGAAGGCCGAGGCGAAGCTGGCGGATTCGGCAGAGGCCGCCAAGGTCGAGGTTCCGAAGACCGCGGCCCCGAAGACCGCGGCTCCCAAGGCTGAGGCACCCAAGGCTGAGGCACCCAAGGCTGAGGCACCCAGGGCGGCGCACACCACCGCCGAGTTGATGGAGTCGATCTCCGGGATGAGCGTCGACGCACCGCTCTGCTTCACCTGCGGTACGAAGATGCGGCCGAGCGGCAGCTGTTACGTCTGCGAGGGCTGCGGCTCCACCAGCGGCTGCAGCTGA
- the nrdR gene encoding transcriptional regulator NrdR, with translation MHCPYCRHTDTRVLDSRVAEDGSSIRRRRQCPKCESRFTTIEQMQLAVIKRSGVVEPFNRDKVVSGVRKACKGRPVNEDQLAKLGQEVEEALRASGKPEVPADEVGVAILGPLRRLDQVAYLRFASVYRQFNSVDDFEAEIATLRIEKDPMGIEPLIPELAATAPRGRASAKRSTTGTTTVNKAAPRARGGGTP, from the coding sequence GTGCACTGCCCCTATTGCCGGCACACCGACACCCGGGTGCTGGACTCCCGGGTCGCCGAGGACGGCAGCAGCATCCGGCGTCGCCGGCAGTGCCCGAAGTGCGAAAGCCGTTTCACGACGATCGAGCAGATGCAACTCGCGGTGATCAAGCGGTCCGGAGTGGTCGAGCCGTTCAACCGGGACAAGGTTGTCAGTGGCGTGCGCAAGGCTTGCAAGGGTCGGCCGGTCAACGAGGACCAGCTGGCCAAGCTCGGCCAGGAGGTCGAGGAAGCACTGCGGGCATCCGGCAAGCCGGAGGTCCCAGCGGACGAAGTGGGGGTGGCGATCCTTGGCCCGCTCCGGCGGCTCGACCAGGTCGCGTACCTGCGGTTCGCCAGCGTCTATCGGCAGTTCAACTCCGTCGACGACTTCGAGGCGGAGATCGCGACCCTGCGGATCGAGAAGGATCCGATGGGTATCGAACCCCTGATCCCCGAACTGGCTGCCACGGCCCCTCGCGGTCGCGCCAGCGCCAAGCGCAGCACGACCGGCACGACGACGGTCAACAAGGCAGCGCCCCGCGCACGCGGCGGCGGAACGCCCTAG
- a CDS encoding DUF2752 domain-containing protein yields the protein MASGRVPAMPRPIRNAAVGGYRMQPFDPSRALKALGTFVGFGVAVSGLYATTGIGFPCPLRSLTGWECPLCGGTRLGSALLHGHLGQAFISNPVVFVGLMVISILGGLWTVEVLGGPKVRPPRRVAARLSRVHPTVWSLLIVAFAVLYTVVRNLV from the coding sequence ATGGCAAGCGGACGCGTACCGGCGATGCCCCGACCGATCAGGAATGCGGCCGTGGGCGGTTATCGGATGCAGCCGTTCGATCCCTCGCGGGCGCTCAAGGCCCTCGGTACGTTCGTCGGCTTCGGGGTGGCAGTCAGCGGCCTGTATGCGACAACGGGAATCGGTTTCCCGTGCCCACTCCGGTCGCTGACCGGCTGGGAATGCCCGCTATGTGGCGGTACGCGACTGGGCTCGGCGCTGCTGCACGGTCACCTGGGCCAAGCGTTCATCTCCAACCCGGTGGTGTTCGTCGGTCTGATGGTGATCTCGATCCTCGGCGGACTCTGGACCGTCGAGGTGCTCGGCGGTCCCAAGGTCCGTCCGCCGCGCCGCGTCGCGGCTCGGCTCTCCCGGGTGCATCCCACGGTGTGGAGCCTGCTCATCGTGGCATTCGCCGTGCTCTACACGGTCGTCCGCAACCTCGTCTGA